Proteins from one Coturnix japonica isolate 7356 chromosome 5, Coturnix japonica 2.1, whole genome shotgun sequence genomic window:
- the CAPRIN1 gene encoding caprin-1: protein MPSATNSTMASSGKAGPGGSEQAPATAPAATAAAPQASGGSITSVQTEAMKQILGVIDKKLRNLEKKKSKLDDYQERMNKGERLNQDQLDAVSKYQEVTNNLEFAKELQRSFMALSQDIQKTIKKTARREQLMREEAEQKRLKTVLELQFILDKLGDDEVRSDLKQGSNGVPVLTEEELTMLDEFYKLVYPERDMNMRLNEQYEQASVHLWDLLEGKEKPVCGTTYKSLKEVVERILQTSYFDSTHNHQNGLCEEEEAAPTPAVEDTVAEAEPDPAEEFTEPTEVESTEYVNRQFMAETQFSSSEKEQVDEWTVETVEVVNSLQQQTQATSPPVPEPHTLTTVAQADPLVRRQRVQDLMAQMQGPYNFMQDSMLEFENQTLDPAIVSAQPMNPAQNLDMPQMVCPPVHTESRLAQPNQVPVQPEATQVPLVSSTSEGYTASQPMYQPSHTTEQRPQKESIDQIQASMSLNADQTPSSSSLPTASQPQVFQAGSSKPLHSSGINVNAAPFQSMQTVFNMNAPVPPVNEPETLKQQNQYQASYNQSFSNQPHQVEQSDLQQEQLQTVVGTYHGSPDQTHQVAGNHQQPPQQNTGFPRNSQPYYNSRGVSRGGSRGTRGLMNGYRGPANGFRGGYDGYRPSFSNTPNSGYTQPQFNAPRDYSNYQRDGYQQNFKRGSGQSGPRGAPRGRGGPPRPNRGMPQMNAQQVN, encoded by the exons agCAAACTTGATGATTACCAGGAACGAATGAACAAGGGAGAACGTCTAAATCAAGATCAACTg gatGCAGTGTCAAAATACCAGGAAGTGACAAATAATCTGGAATTTGCTAAAGAACTGCAAAGGAGCTTTATGGCACTGAGCCAAGAT AtccagaaaacaataaaaaagacagCTCGCAGGGAGCAGCTGATGCGAGAAGAGGCTGAGCAGAAGCGTTTAAAGACTGTGCTAGAGCTGCAGTTTATTTTGGACAAGTTGGGTGATGATGAAGTGCGCAGTGACTTGAAACAAGGATCAAATGGAGTACCTGTACTGACAGAGGAGGAACTGACAATGCTGGATGAATTTTACAAGCTAGTTTACCCTGAAAGAGACATGAACATGAG GTTGAATGAGCAGTATGAGCAAGCATCTGTTCACCTGTGGGACTTactggaagggaaggaaaaacctGTTTGTGGAACAACCT aCAAATCCTTAAAGGAGGTTGTTGAACGTATTCTTCAAACTAGTTACTTTGATAGCACCCATAACCATCAGAATGGATTatgtgaggaagaggaggcagcGCCCACACCTGCAGTAGAAGACACTGTAGCAGAAGCTG aaCCTGATCCAGCAGAAGAATTTACTGAACCTACTGAAGTTGAATCGACCGAG tatgtaAACAGACAATTCATGGCAGAGACTCAGTTCAGCAGTAGTGAGAAGGAACAGGTAGATGAGTGGACAGTTGAAACGGTTGAG GTTGTAAATTCACTGCAGCAACAAACACAAGCTACATCTCCTCCAGTTCCTGAACCTCATACACTCACTACTGTGGCTCAAGCGGATCCTCTTGTTAGAAGACAGAGAGTACAGGACCTTATGGCCCAGATGCAGGGTCCATACAACTTCATGCAG GACTCTATGCTGGAGTTTGAGAACCAGACACTTGATCCTGCCATTGTATCTGCACAGCCCATGAATCCAGCACAGAATTTGGACATGCCGCAGATGGTCTGCCCTCCAG ttcataCGGAGTCAAGACTTGCCCAGCCTAATCAAGTTCCTGTGCAACCAGAAGCTACACAG GTTCCCTTGGTCTCTTCTACAAGTGAGGGATATACAGCCTCCCAACCCATGTATCAGCCTTCTCATACCACAGAGCAACGACCACAGAAGGAATCAATTGACCAGATTCAG GCTTCAATGTCACTGAATGCAGACCAGACCCCGTCATCATCGTCGCTTCCCACTGCATCCCAGCCGCAAGTTTTCCAAGCTGGATCTAGCAAACCTTTGCATAGCAGCGGAATCAATGTTAATGCAGCTCCATTCCAATCCATGCAGACA GTATTCAACATGAATGCACCTGTTCCTCCTGTTAATGAGCCAGAAACCCTTAAGCAACAAAATCAGTACCAGGCCAGTTACAACCAGAGTTTCTCCAATCAGCCGCACCAAGTAGAACAATCAGATCTTCAGCAAGAGCAGCTCCAGACAG TGGTTGGTACTTACCATGGTTCTCCGGACCAGACTCATCAAGTGGCAGGTAACCACCAGCAACCTCCACAACAGAATACTGGATTTCCACGCAACAGTCAGCCTTATTACAACAGTCGGGGAGTTTCTCGTGGTGGATCACGTGGGACTCGTGGCTTGATGAATGGTTACAGGGGACCTGCAAATGGATTTAGAG GAGGATATGATGGCTACCGTCCTTCATTTTCTAACACTCCGAACAGTGGTTACACGCAGCCCCAATTTAACGCTCCTCGAGATTATTCAAACTACCAGCGG GATGGATATCAACAGAACTTCAAACGTGGTTCTGGACAAAGTGGGCCTCGGGGAGCTCCTCGAG GTCGTGGAGGGCCCCCGAGACCAAACAGAGGGATGCCTCAAATGAACGCTCAGCAAGTGAATTAA